Proteins from one Microtus pennsylvanicus isolate mMicPen1 chromosome 7, mMicPen1.hap1, whole genome shotgun sequence genomic window:
- the Dnase2b gene encoding deoxyribonuclease-2-beta isoform X1, with product MTANPLRTALALLLFALSGVPAMAEISCRSENGEPVDWVIFYKVPKVFHKNRTGLEYLYLDSLTRKWMKSNHLINNNKSILGRTLEPLYEAYNSKSNNTAYLIYNDGVPKSMNYSRKYGHTKGLLVWNRIQGIWLIHSVPGFPPLPEDGYDYPSSGRLYGQSGICITFEYSQYKKIDFQLFVSQPNIYSCSIPNIFHQEIVHMTHMCAKSGSLNIPGRRLATLQSAQGLVFFHFAKSSLYTDDIFTGWMAQSLKTPLLAQTWQRRNHELPSNCSLRYHVYNINYIRLDRKYSFNSYHDHSKWCVSRNFNNHWTCIGDLNRDPHQAFRGGGFICTMSWHIYQSFYGAAIHYEKCV from the exons ATGACAGCAAACCCTCTAAGAACAGCTCTTGCTTTGCTCCTCTTTGCCCTCTCTGGGGTCCCGGCCATGGCAGAAATCTCTTGCAGAAGTGAAAATGGTGAACCTGTGGACTG GGTTATTTTTTATAAGGTGCCCAAAGTGTTTCACAAGAACAGGACAGGGCTGGAGTACCTGTACCTAGACTCCTTAACAAGAAAATGGATGAAGAGCAACCATctgatcaacaacaacaaaagtattttGGGAAGGACCCTGGAGCCGCTGTATGAAGCATACAACTCCAAG AGCAATAACACAGCCTATCTAATATACAATGACGGTGTCCCTAAGTCTATGAATTACAGCAGAAAGTATGGACATACCAAAG gtcTACTTGTATGGAACAGAATCCAGGGCATCTGGCTGATTCATTCTGTTCCCGGGTTTCCTCCACTTCCGGAAGATGGCTATGATTATCCATCCTCAGGGAGACTTTATGGACAAAGTGGCATCTGCATAACTTTCGAATACAGCCAGTATAAAAAAATAG ATTTTCAGCTCTTTGTCTCCCAACCAAACATCTACAGCTGCTCCATCCCAAACATCTTCCATCAAGAAATCGTCCATATGACTCATATGTGTGCCAAGTCCGGCTCCTTAAACATCCCTGGCCGGAGGCTCGCCACTCTGCAATCAGCCCAGGGACTGGTGTTCTTCCATTTTGCGAAATCCTCTCTTTATACTGATG ACATCTTTACAGGCTGGATGGCTCAAAGCTTGAAGACACCTTTACTAGCACAAACCTGGCAGCGGAGGAATCATGAGCTTCCTTCCAACTGTTCCCTTCGTTACCACGTCTACAATATCAACTACATTAGACTAGATCGCAAATATTCCTTCAATTCTTACCATGACCATTCCAAATGGTGCGTTTCCCGCAACTTCAACAATCACTGGACCTGTATTGGAGATCTAAATCGGGACCCACACCAAGCCTTTAGAGGTGGGGGATTCATCTGTACCATGAGTTGGCACATTTATCAGTCATTTTATGGAGCAGCTATTCATTATGAAAAATGTGTCTAA
- the Dnase2b gene encoding deoxyribonuclease-2-beta isoform X2, which translates to MTHMCAKSGSLNIPGRRLATLQSAQGLVFFHFAKSSLYTDDIFTGWMAQSLKTPLLAQTWQRRNHELPSNCSLRYHVYNINYIRLDRKYSFNSYHDHSKWCVSRNFNNHWTCIGDLNRDPHQAFRGGGFICTMSWHIYQSFYGAAIHYEKCV; encoded by the exons ATGACTCATATGTGTGCCAAGTCCGGCTCCTTAAACATCCCTGGCCGGAGGCTCGCCACTCTGCAATCAGCCCAGGGACTGGTGTTCTTCCATTTTGCGAAATCCTCTCTTTATACTGATG ACATCTTTACAGGCTGGATGGCTCAAAGCTTGAAGACACCTTTACTAGCACAAACCTGGCAGCGGAGGAATCATGAGCTTCCTTCCAACTGTTCCCTTCGTTACCACGTCTACAATATCAACTACATTAGACTAGATCGCAAATATTCCTTCAATTCTTACCATGACCATTCCAAATGGTGCGTTTCCCGCAACTTCAACAATCACTGGACCTGTATTGGAGATCTAAATCGGGACCCACACCAAGCCTTTAGAGGTGGGGGATTCATCTGTACCATGAGTTGGCACATTTATCAGTCATTTTATGGAGCAGCTATTCATTATGAAAAATGTGTCTAA